In a single window of the Oenanthe melanoleuca isolate GR-GAL-2019-014 chromosome 28, OMel1.0, whole genome shotgun sequence genome:
- the TMEM161A gene encoding transmembrane protein 161A — MAVMGVQVVVTLLAASLMQKLAPHCSFARWLLCNGSLYRYKHPTDEQLCALAGKQRPKTRRDRKMNGVTEDKPLSVPRDIDLQLDTSPITALDALVLRYFLEYQWFVDFAVYASAVYVFSEGYFCLVSPARETNLGVLWCLLSVLFSIKVFFTVMCHYFRSEEGGERSVCLSFAFLFLLLAMAALVVREDVLEFGLEAGLAAVTTNLEPFLKPRGWEWTLPLARLAFKLALVALSSFLGACLTFPGLRLAQTHLDALRMAGDRPLAQLLLHVGFVAPVLVVLLWVRPLARDFLLQAPLGKQRVQLLSDSSFETLRLWAVVGLSLLRLLGTRQHLQAYLGLAPRWVRLMRRGAGRIPALEIQQKITRIYCYVSVVSLQYLGPVILMLHCALLLKTLGHHSWGLYPPSPAVPPAVSPPSPRPPGDVPAVAQELSGLLSCIFTPLLLRGLFSFLTWWVAACQVVTSLFGLYFHQYLAAS, encoded by the exons ATG gcGGTGATGGGGGTGCAGGTGGTGGTCACCCTGCTGGCCGCCAGCCTGATGCAGAAGCTGGCCCCGCACTGCTCCTTCGCCCGCTGGCTGCTCTGCAATGGCAG CCTGTACAGGTACAAACACCCCACGGACGAGCAGCTGTGCGCCCTGGCTGGGAAGCAGCGCCCCAAAACCAGGAGGGACAG GAAGATGAACGGGGTGACCGAGGACAAACCCCTGTCCGTGCCCCGCGACATCGACCTGCAGCTGGACACCAGCCCCATCACCGCCCTGGACGCCCTGG TGCTCAGGTACTTCCTGGAGTACCAGTGGTTCGTGGATTTCGCCGTCTACGCCAGCGCCGTGTACGTTTTCAGCGAGGGCTATTTCTGCCTGgtcagccctgccagggagaCCAACCTGGGCGTGCTCTGGTGCCTGCTCAGCGTCCTCTTCTCCAT cAAGGTGTTTTTCACGGTGATGTGTCACTATTTCCGCTCGGAGGAGGGCGGTGAGCGCTCCGTGTGCCTCAGCTTCGccttcctgttcctgctgctggccatggcGGCGCTGGTGGTGCGGGAGGACGTGCTGGAGTTCGGCCTGGAGGCAG GACTGGCCGCAGTGACCACTAACCTGGAGCCCTTCCTGAAGCCCCGGGGCTGGGAGTGGAC gctgcccctggccaggctggcctTCAAGCTGGCCCTGGTGGCGCTGAGCTCGTTCCTGGGCGCCTGCCTGACCTTCCCGGGGCTGCGGctggcacagacacacctggACGCGCTCAGGATGGCAGGGGACAGGCCCCTGGCACA gctcctgctgcacGTCGGGTTCGTGGCCCcagtgctggtggtgctgctgtgggtccGGCCCCTGGCCCGGGACTTCCTGCTGCAGGCGCCGCTGGGCAAGCAGAGAGTGCAGCT GCTGTCGGACTCGTCGTTCGAGACGCTGCGGCTCTGGGCCGTGGTGGGGCTGTCGCTGCTGCGGCTGCTGGGCACGCGGCAGCACCTGCAGGCGTACCTGGGGCTGGCCCCGCGCTGGGTGCGGCTCATGCGGCGCGGGGCCGGCAGGATCCCGGCGCTGGAGATCCAGCAGAAg ATCACCAGGATTTACTGCTACGTGTCCGTGGTCAGCCTGCAGTACCTGGGCCCCGTGATCCTGATGCTGCACTGTGCCCTGCTGCTCAAAACGCTGG GTCACCACTCGTGGGGGCTGTACCCCCCTTCCCCCGCCGTGCCCCCGGCCGTGTCCCCGCCGTCCCCGCGCCCCCCTGGGGACGTCCCCGCCGTGGCCCAGGAGCTCTcggggctgctgagctgcatcttcacccctctgctgctgcgggggctcttctccttcctcaccTGGTGGGTGGCCGCCTGCCAGGTGGTCACCAGCCTCTTCGGCCTCTACTTCCACCAGTACCTGGCGGCCTCCTga